One part of the Sporichthyaceae bacterium genome encodes these proteins:
- a CDS encoding ABC transporter permease yields the protein MTATAADDSQGAGRAAARRRPAGDARGSRLSRLAWALSDAAVMTRRNLIHTVRVRELWPFIIIQPVLFVLLFAEVFGGAIELPGGGNYRQFLMAGVFAQAVAFTTYPTAVGVAWDMQLGLMDRFRTMPMHPSAMFIGRTFGDLGRMAISVTLMALCGLGVGWRINDGFARAAGGFALLALFGFSMSWVGAYFGLVAKSVQAAQSQPMLWLFPVTFVSNAFVPTQHMPGVLENVANWNPVSSVAAAIRMLFGNPHPFADPHSFPAQHAVLLTVLWSVGMTVAAAVLCTRRMRAVAR from the coding sequence GTGACCGCCACCGCAGCCGACGACAGCCAGGGGGCCGGACGGGCGGCGGCCCGCCGCCGGCCCGCCGGGGACGCGCGCGGTTCCCGCTTGTCCCGACTGGCCTGGGCGCTGTCCGACGCCGCGGTGATGACCCGGCGCAATCTGATCCACACCGTGCGAGTGCGGGAGCTGTGGCCGTTCATCATTATCCAGCCGGTGCTGTTCGTGTTGCTGTTCGCGGAGGTTTTCGGCGGCGCCATTGAATTGCCCGGTGGGGGCAACTACCGCCAATTCCTGATGGCCGGCGTTTTCGCCCAGGCCGTTGCGTTCACCACCTACCCGACCGCGGTGGGCGTGGCCTGGGACATGCAACTGGGCCTGATGGATCGCTTCCGCACCATGCCCATGCACCCGTCGGCGATGTTCATCGGACGCACGTTCGGCGACCTGGGCCGCATGGCGATCTCCGTCACGCTGATGGCGTTGTGCGGGCTGGGCGTCGGCTGGCGGATCAACGACGGGTTCGCCCGGGCCGCCGGCGGCTTCGCGCTGCTCGCGCTGTTCGGTTTCTCGATGAGCTGGGTCGGCGCGTATTTCGGCCTGGTGGCGAAGAGTGTGCAGGCGGCACAGAGCCAGCCGATGCTGTGGTTGTTCCCGGTCACGTTCGTGTCCAATGCCTTCGTGCCGACCCAGCACATGCCCGGGGTGCTGGAAAACGTGGCCAACTGGAACCCGGTGTCCTCGGTGGCCGCGGCGATCCGGATGTTGTTCGGCAACCCGCACCCGTTCGCCGACCCGCACTCGTTCCCGGCGCAGCACGCTGTATTGCTCACGGTGTTGTGGTCGGTGGGGATGACGGTGGCCGCCGCGGTGCTCTGCACCCGACGTATGCGAGCCGTTGCCCGTTGA